GCTGCGTGCCGCTCTGGCGTCCGCCGGGCTGCTGGCCGCGGTCGACGCCATGCCGCAAGGGCTCGACACCTCGGTGGGCGAGCACGGCGGGCGCCTCTCCGGGGGCGAGCGCCAGCGTCTGTGCCTGGCGCGGCTGCTGCTGGCCGACCACCGGGTCCTGGTGCTGGACGAGCCGACCGAGCACCTGGACGCTCCGACGGCCGCGGCGTTGATGGACGACGTGCTCGCCCTGGCGGGTCCGGGGGGTCGCAGTCTCGTCGTCATCAGCCACAGCCCCAGCGTGCTGGCGCGGTTCGCGTCGGTGATCGAGGTGCGACCCGCCGACAGGCCCGTCGTGACCCACGCGGTCCCTGTCTAGGGTGGACCCGTGACCAACGAGAGCCTTGTCCTGCTTGTCGTCCTGATCGCCGCGGCCGTCGTCGTCCTCGGCGCCGGCATCGCCTATCTCGTCGCGCGCCGGCACCGGGAGCTGCCTCCGCCGGACGTCATGGACGAGCTGACCGAGCGGGAGATCGAGCATCCCGAGCTGCGCGAGGTCGACCTCGACGAGGTCGAGGAGCTCGAGGCCGGTGTCCTCGAGGAGGAGCCGGTCGCCGAGCCCGCGCTGGCCACGCCCACCATCGAGCGTCCCGAGACCCCGCAGGGCCGGCTCGCACGGCTGCGCTCGCGGCTCTCGCGCTCGCAGTCCAGCCTGGGTCGCGGCCTGCTGACCCTGCTCGGCGGTGGCGACCTCACCGAGGACGAGTGGGAGGAGATCGAGGACACCCTGCTGGCGGCCGACGTCGGCGTCGGCCCCACCACCGAGCTCGTCACCAACCTGCGTGCCCGGCTGGCCGCGGAGGGCGCCAAGGACCCCGCCCGCGCGAAGGCGGTGCTCCGCGAGGAGCTGCTCGGCCTCGTCGGCCCCTCCCTGGACCGCACCCTGCACGCCACCGGCGACGACGACAAGCCCGGCGTCGTCCTGGTGGTCGGCGTCAACGGCACCGGCAAGACCACGACCGTCGGTCGCCTCGCGCGTGTCCTGGTGGCCGAGGACCGCTCCGTGCTGCTCGGCGCGGCCGACACGTTCCGCGCCGCGGCCG
Above is a window of Aeromicrobium senzhongii DNA encoding:
- the ftsY gene encoding signal recognition particle-docking protein FtsY, with product MTNESLVLLVVLIAAAVVVLGAGIAYLVARRHRELPPPDVMDELTEREIEHPELREVDLDEVEELEAGVLEEEPVAEPALATPTIERPETPQGRLARLRSRLSRSQSSLGRGLLTLLGGGDLTEDEWEEIEDTLLAADVGVGPTTELVTNLRARLAAEGAKDPARAKAVLREELLGLVGPSLDRTLHATGDDDKPGVVLVVGVNGTGKTTTVGRLARVLVAEDRSVLLGAADTFRAAAADQLETWGGRVGVPVVRSHEGADPASVGFETVKQGISDGVDVVLVDTAGRLHTKSGLMDELGKVKRVIEKQAPVTEVLLVIDATTGQNGLTQARVFSEVVDVTGIVLTKLDGTAKGGIVIAVQRELGVPVKFVGLGEGPDDLAPFEPEDFVDALLD